In Paramisgurnus dabryanus chromosome 14, PD_genome_1.1, whole genome shotgun sequence, one genomic interval encodes:
- the tmem178a gene encoding transmembrane protein 178A, translated as MERRALVTTISLSMSLLALMLLVTAIFTDHWYETDTRRHKENCDRYGSESNDQKNREMPIYHLPLVDGGNSKRNLALMKPIHVGSREEELLENWRAILGMGILETECGRPLFSTYSGLWRKCYFQGMDRDIDKLILKGIAERCTSVKYHFSQPIRLRNIPLNLTRTIQQDEWHLLHLRRITAGFLGMAAAVMLCGSIVAAVGFFWEESLTQHVSGLLFLMAGIFCTISLCTYAASVSYDLSRNPPFIYGLPSDVDHGYGWSIFSAWVSLGLTVASGCVCTTYPFLSRTKALRSKTARESSV; from the exons ATGGAGAGACGGGCTCTCGTAACGACGATCAGCTTGTCCATGAGCCTGCTCGCGCTCATGCTGCTGGTCACGGCGATTTTTACCGACCACTGGTACGAAACCGACACCAGGAGGCACAAGGAGAACTGCGATCGGTACGGCTCGGAGTCCAACGACCAGAAGAACAGGGAGATGCCCATCTATCACCTGCCTTTGGTGGACGGCGGGAACTCAAAGCGCAACCTGGCTCTTATGAAGCCCATACATGTGGGGAGTCGCGAAGAGGAACTGCTGGAAAACTGGAGGGCGATTTTGGGAATGGGCATCCTGGAGACGGAGTGCGGGCGCCCGCTCTTTTCCACCTACTCTGGACTTTGGAGAAAATGCTACTTCCAGGGAATGGACAGGGATATTGACAAACTCATTTTGAAGG GTATTGCAGAGCGATGCACGTCCGTCAAATATCATTTCTCCCAACCCATAAGACTCAGGAACATCCCTCTCAACCTGACAAGGACCATCCAACAGGACGAGTGGCATCTCTTAC ATCTGCGGCGCATCACGGCGGGGTTCTTGGGCATGGCTGCTGCTGTGATGCTGTGTGGTAGCATTGTGGCCGCTGTGGGGTTTTTCTGGGAGGAGAGTCTCACCCAGCATGTGTCCGGACTCCTGTTCCTTATGGCAG GAATCTTCTGCACAATCTCACTGTGCACCTACGCAGCAAGTGTCTCTTACGACCTATCCAGGAATCCTCCTTTCATCTACGGTTTGCCCAGCGATGTGGATCATGGTTATGGATGGTCCATATTCTCTGCATGGGTCAGTCTGGGCCTAACGGTGGCGTCCGGTTGTGTCTGCACGACCTACCCGTTCCTGAGCCGCACGAAGGCTCTTCGCTCTAAAACGGCCAGGGAGTCGTCTGTATGA